The proteins below are encoded in one region of Paenacidovorax monticola:
- a CDS encoding ankyrin repeat domain-containing protein translates to MHQALRDLLLAHGGRVIWPQYALEYDAPQQQRSAIWYHDHVRLDELLTQTPPDEAYRHQLLSSAVDAGNGHALDRLWRPQDHALMCIDKIPEPRLLVEGITKHEGTDVATLRNLVLRSAPDAFPTRDAVWLNAANSCLKDFTSRIVERPVALLEMVLALGLPADPPADAQRTPLEGAINALSEAKVALLLAHGANPNRVLYRGGNALHEAVLCKATDCIPLLLQAGADRTQCDREGRTPLQLAVVKRNKAAQKLLAA, encoded by the coding sequence GTGCACCAGGCGCTGCGCGATCTCCTGTTGGCACACGGTGGCCGGGTGATCTGGCCGCAATACGCGCTGGAGTACGACGCCCCGCAGCAGCAACGCAGCGCGATCTGGTACCACGACCATGTGCGCCTCGATGAGCTGTTGACGCAAACCCCGCCAGACGAGGCCTACCGGCATCAGTTGCTGAGCAGTGCTGTGGATGCAGGGAATGGCCATGCGTTGGACCGCCTGTGGCGGCCGCAAGACCATGCACTGATGTGCATCGACAAAATCCCGGAACCTCGCTTGCTCGTGGAGGGCATCACGAAACACGAAGGCACGGACGTGGCCACGTTGCGAAACCTGGTGCTGCGCAGCGCCCCTGATGCATTTCCTACGCGCGATGCCGTCTGGCTGAATGCCGCCAACAGCTGCCTGAAGGATTTCACCAGCCGCATCGTGGAGCGGCCTGTGGCGTTACTGGAGATGGTGCTGGCGCTGGGCTTGCCCGCCGATCCCCCCGCCGATGCGCAGCGCACTCCCTTGGAGGGCGCGATCAACGCCCTGTCTGAAGCCAAGGTCGCGCTGCTGTTAGCCCACGGTGCCAACCCCAACAGGGTGCTGTACCGCGGTGGCAATGCCTTGCATGAGGCAGTGCTGTGCAAGGCGACCGATTGCATCCCTTTGCTGTTGCAGGCGGGGGCGGACCGCACCCAGTGCGACCGCGAAGGCCGCACACCGCTGCAGCTGGCGGTGGTCAAGCGCAATAAGGCGGCCCAGAAGCTGCTTGCGGCCTGA
- a CDS encoding cytochrome c: protein MKRITQVCGGLVLLAAALAATVVGLNLRGEESLSAAPPPLPSTPELVARGEYLARAGNCMACHTVAGGAPYAGGRGIETPFGVVHAPNLTPDPATGLGRWTAAEFWRAMHNGRSKDGRLLYPAFPYPNYTQVTRADSDAIYAYLQSLPAVSQPNREHALRFPYDTQAALAVWRALFFAPGGAVSDPTRSEDWNRGAYLVNGLGHCAACHTPRNALGAPSEGRAFSGGLIPVQNWYAPALNAAAEAGVAAWPVEDVVALLRTGVAPHGGVSGPMAEVVFRSTQYLNDSDLRAMATYLRALPAQERAQPPVAKPSARALERGAKVYEQQCAQCHGDAGQGEAGAFPALAGNRAVVMADPTNVVRIVLQGGYLPATAGNPRPHGMPPFMHVLGDEDIAAVSTFIRNAWGNQAAGVGTMEVYRARERRGS, encoded by the coding sequence ATGAAACGCATCACCCAAGTGTGCGGCGGCCTCGTGCTGCTCGCGGCCGCGCTGGCGGCCACCGTCGTGGGCCTGAACCTGCGTGGCGAAGAGTCCCTCTCCGCCGCGCCGCCGCCCTTGCCTTCCACGCCCGAGTTGGTGGCCCGGGGCGAATACCTGGCCCGGGCCGGGAACTGCATGGCCTGCCACACGGTGGCCGGCGGCGCGCCCTACGCGGGCGGGCGGGGCATCGAGACCCCGTTCGGCGTGGTCCACGCCCCCAACCTCACGCCCGACCCGGCCACGGGGCTGGGCCGCTGGACGGCGGCCGAGTTCTGGCGCGCGATGCACAACGGCCGCTCCAAGGACGGCCGGCTGCTGTACCCGGCCTTCCCGTACCCCAACTACACCCAGGTGACGCGCGCGGATTCCGATGCCATCTACGCCTACCTGCAGAGCCTGCCGGCGGTGTCGCAGCCGAACCGGGAGCATGCGCTGCGCTTCCCCTACGACACGCAGGCCGCGCTGGCCGTCTGGCGGGCGCTGTTCTTCGCGCCGGGCGGAGCGGTGTCCGACCCCACCCGGTCGGAGGACTGGAACCGCGGGGCCTACCTGGTCAACGGCCTGGGCCATTGCGCCGCGTGCCATACGCCGCGCAATGCGCTGGGCGCCCCCAGCGAGGGGCGCGCCTTCAGCGGCGGGCTGATCCCGGTGCAGAACTGGTACGCCCCGGCGCTCAACGCCGCCGCCGAGGCGGGCGTGGCCGCATGGCCCGTCGAAGACGTGGTGGCGCTGCTGCGCACCGGTGTGGCGCCGCATGGCGGGGTGTCCGGCCCCATGGCCGAGGTGGTGTTCCGCAGCACGCAGTACCTGAACGATAGCGACCTGCGCGCCATGGCCACCTACCTGCGCGCACTGCCTGCGCAAGAGCGGGCGCAGCCCCCTGTAGCGAAGCCCTCCGCGCGCGCACTGGAGCGGGGCGCCAAGGTCTACGAGCAGCAGTGCGCCCAGTGCCACGGCGATGCCGGCCAGGGCGAGGCGGGGGCCTTCCCGGCCCTGGCAGGCAACCGCGCCGTGGTGATGGCCGATCCCACGAACGTGGTGCGCATCGTGCTACAAGGGGGCTACCTGCCCGCCACGGCCGGCAACCCGCGGCCCCATGGCATGCCCCCCTTCATGCATGTGCTCGGCGACGAGGACATTGCCGCCGTGAGCACCTTCATCCGCAACGCCTGGGGCAACCAGGCCGCCGGAGTCGGTACCATGGAGGTTTACCGTGCCCGGGAGCGGCGCGGTTCCTGA
- a CDS encoding LysR family transcriptional regulator, which produces MNISSRQIDAFLALAAQRSFTRAAAQCHLSQPAFSALIRALEDGLGLRLFDRSTRHVDLTAEGENFLAAARRIRAEMDNALATMRDAASLRRGRVSVALLPSLAAGWLPGVLAQYRAAHPGIEIDIADVLSEPCIDRVASGHADFALAAIRADTPALQAEPFCSDDFYLVCPADHPLVRRRKPITAQDLAAWPFIHLARTSSVRQYLKAALHPQALRTLMEVEQLATVMGMVRAGLGISVVPALTLFHFDQPGLVTRPLSLPGLTRQIYLVRRRDESLSVAAQALYALVMAQRP; this is translated from the coding sequence ATGAATATTTCCAGCCGCCAGATCGACGCCTTCCTCGCGCTGGCCGCGCAGCGCAGCTTCACGCGCGCGGCGGCGCAGTGCCACCTCTCGCAGCCCGCGTTCAGCGCGCTCATCCGCGCGCTGGAGGACGGCCTGGGCCTGCGCCTGTTCGACCGCAGCACGCGCCATGTGGACCTCACGGCCGAGGGCGAGAACTTTCTCGCGGCCGCACGCCGCATCCGCGCAGAGATGGACAACGCCCTGGCCACCATGCGCGACGCGGCCTCGCTGCGGCGTGGGCGCGTGTCCGTGGCGCTGCTGCCGTCGCTCGCGGCAGGCTGGCTGCCGGGCGTGCTGGCGCAGTACCGTGCGGCGCACCCTGGCATCGAGATCGACATTGCCGATGTGCTGTCCGAGCCCTGCATCGACCGCGTGGCCAGCGGCCATGCCGACTTTGCGCTGGCCGCCATCCGCGCAGACACGCCCGCGCTGCAGGCCGAGCCGTTTTGCAGCGACGACTTCTACCTGGTTTGCCCGGCCGACCACCCCCTGGTGCGCCGCCGCAAGCCCATCACCGCGCAGGACCTGGCCGCGTGGCCCTTCATCCACCTGGCGCGCACCAGCAGCGTGCGCCAGTACCTGAAGGCCGCCCTGCACCCGCAGGCCCTGCGCACGCTGATGGAGGTGGAGCAGCTGGCCACCGTGATGGGCATGGTGCGCGCGGGGCTGGGCATCAGCGTGGTGCCCGCGCTCACGCTGTTCCACTTTGACCAGCCCGGGCTGGTCACCCGGCCGCTGTCGCTGCCGGGGCTCACACGGCAGATCTACCTGGTGCGGCGGCGGGACGAGAGCCTGTCGGTGGCGGCGCAGGCGCTGTATGCGCTGGTGATGGCGCAGCGGCCATGA
- a CDS encoding acyclic terpene utilization AtuA family protein yields the protein MANMQTLRIGCAAGFSGDRTDAAAPVVRALIDSGQPAVLIFETLAERTLALAQLTRRSQPEAGYEPLLDELLRPVLADCLAHGVRIVSNFGAANPLGAARRIQQLARELGARRPRVAVVHGDDLSGPQHRAALAQALGTAMPQEPIVSANAYIGARPIADALRAGADIVVCGRVADPSLVLGPALAHYGWGMEDWDLLARATMAGHLLECGAQVTGGYFADPGYKDVPDLARLGYPIAEIDADGHCTVTKPEGTGGRIDERTVKEQLLYELHDPAAYLTPDVVADITAARVEQVGPDRVRLSGVRGHARPPLLKVNVCFESGWFAEGEISYAGARAEARARLAGEVLRERLAGVAPLRLDLIGVASVFGDDAGRWLAAQGEGDARDVRLRAALQHPTQAGAQRLVREVTALYCTGPAGGGGVRTALRPRLGTVSCLVPRDAVAEGFVMLD from the coding sequence ATGGCGAACATGCAAACCCTGCGGATCGGCTGCGCGGCGGGCTTTTCGGGTGACCGCACCGATGCCGCAGCGCCCGTGGTGCGGGCCCTGATCGACAGCGGCCAGCCGGCGGTGCTGATCTTTGAAACGCTGGCCGAGCGCACGCTGGCGCTGGCGCAGCTTACGCGCCGCAGCCAGCCCGAGGCGGGCTACGAGCCCCTGCTCGACGAGCTGCTGCGCCCCGTGCTGGCCGACTGCCTGGCGCATGGCGTGCGCATCGTGAGCAACTTCGGCGCGGCCAACCCGCTGGGAGCCGCACGGCGCATCCAGCAACTGGCCCGGGAACTGGGCGCGCGCCGCCCGCGCGTGGCCGTGGTGCATGGCGACGACCTCAGCGGACCGCAGCACCGCGCGGCGCTGGCCCAGGCCCTGGGCACCGCCATGCCCCAGGAACCCATCGTGAGCGCCAATGCCTACATCGGCGCGCGGCCCATCGCCGACGCGCTGCGCGCGGGCGCCGACATCGTGGTCTGCGGCCGCGTGGCCGACCCTTCGCTGGTGCTGGGCCCGGCGCTGGCCCACTACGGCTGGGGCATGGAGGACTGGGACCTGCTCGCGCGCGCCACCATGGCGGGCCACCTGCTCGAATGCGGCGCCCAGGTCACGGGCGGCTACTTCGCCGACCCGGGCTACAAGGACGTGCCGGACCTTGCGCGGCTGGGTTACCCGATTGCCGAGATCGACGCCGACGGGCACTGCACGGTCACCAAGCCCGAGGGCACGGGCGGGCGCATCGACGAGCGCACGGTAAAGGAGCAGCTGCTCTATGAACTGCACGACCCGGCTGCCTACCTCACGCCCGACGTGGTGGCCGACATCACGGCGGCGCGCGTGGAGCAGGTGGGACCGGACCGCGTGCGCCTGTCGGGCGTGCGCGGCCATGCGCGCCCGCCCTTGCTCAAGGTGAACGTGTGCTTCGAGTCCGGCTGGTTCGCCGAAGGCGAGATCTCCTACGCCGGCGCGCGCGCCGAGGCGCGTGCCCGCCTGGCGGGCGAGGTGCTGCGCGAGCGACTCGCGGGCGTGGCGCCGCTGCGGCTCGACCTGATCGGCGTGGCCAGCGTGTTCGGCGACGACGCGGGCCGCTGGCTTGCCGCGCAAGGGGAGGGCGATGCACGCGACGTGCGCCTGCGAGCCGCGCTGCAGCACCCGACCCAGGCCGGCGCGCAGCGCCTGGTGCGCGAAGTCACCGCGCTGTACTGCACTGGCCCTGCGGGCGGCGGCGGCGTGCGCACCGCGCTGCGCCCGCGCCTGGGCACCGTCTCCTGCCTGGTGCCGCGCGATGCGGTGGCCGAAGGCTTCGTGATGCTGGACTGA
- the rimP gene encoding ribosome maturation factor RimP: MALQQIVEQTVAGLGYDLVEIERSAGGLLRITIDLPWQAPVEGVLAPEQFITVEDCEKVTRQLQFALEVDGVDYKRLEVSSPGIDRPLRHEQDFVRFAGEVIDITLKAPMGAAAAGQVSANRKKFRGLLSRAEAGGWQIAWSDEPQPKPGQKVSKKRVPAPLQVLGFTLDELREARLAPIVDFKGRAAKPAAGQA, encoded by the coding sequence GTGGCATTGCAGCAAATCGTTGAACAAACCGTGGCGGGACTGGGTTATGACCTCGTGGAGATCGAACGCTCCGCCGGAGGCCTGCTGCGCATCACCATCGATTTGCCCTGGCAGGCTCCCGTGGAGGGTGTTCTGGCGCCAGAGCAGTTCATCACCGTGGAAGACTGCGAGAAGGTCACGCGCCAGCTGCAGTTCGCGCTGGAGGTCGATGGCGTGGATTACAAGCGCCTGGAGGTGTCCTCGCCCGGTATCGACCGCCCGCTGCGCCACGAGCAGGACTTCGTGCGCTTCGCCGGCGAGGTGATCGACATCACGCTCAAGGCGCCCATGGGCGCGGCCGCCGCCGGACAGGTGAGCGCCAATCGCAAGAAATTTCGCGGCCTGCTCTCGCGGGCCGAGGCGGGGGGCTGGCAGATCGCCTGGAGCGATGAGCCGCAGCCCAAGCCAGGACAAAAGGTGAGCAAGAAGCGCGTGCCCGCGCCCCTGCAGGTGCTGGGCTTCACGCTGGATGAATTGCGGGAGGCGCGCTTGGCGCCCATCGTCGATTTCAAGGGGCGTGCCGCCAAGCCTGCCGCAGGGCAGGCCTGA
- a CDS encoding leucine-rich repeat domain-containing protein yields the protein MTAKPKWTDRIFSPIRVLNHADGLHLEKFTDADLDQIAGCDDILDIHLRSNRTAQAVDLSRLAHVQGLRRLSLDRVKFTNLHALKALPHLKSLTIEYCDFNDFEALNGLNVDTLFVWHNKLTHFPLRLSLPRLESLFLSGNRITDLSFVRSYPTLKQLDVDNNRITDLSPLADCTHLEDVGLNGNPLSTLAPWRGGATKG from the coding sequence ATGACTGCCAAACCCAAGTGGACCGACCGCATCTTTAGCCCCATCCGTGTGCTGAACCACGCGGATGGTCTGCACCTGGAGAAGTTCACCGATGCGGATCTGGACCAGATCGCAGGGTGCGATGACATTCTGGACATTCACCTGCGCAGTAACCGCACTGCGCAGGCGGTTGATCTGTCACGCTTGGCACACGTTCAAGGGCTTCGGCGCTTGAGCCTTGATCGCGTAAAGTTCACCAACCTGCACGCCCTCAAAGCCTTGCCGCACCTGAAATCGCTGACCATTGAATACTGCGACTTCAATGACTTCGAGGCACTCAACGGCCTGAATGTAGACACGCTGTTCGTCTGGCACAACAAGCTCACTCACTTCCCGTTGCGGCTGAGCCTGCCCAGGCTGGAGAGTCTGTTCCTGTCCGGCAATCGGATCACAGACCTTTCATTTGTCAGAAGCTACCCCACACTCAAGCAGCTGGATGTGGACAACAACCGAATCACAGACCTGTCGCCGCTTGCAGACTGCACGCATCTGGAGGATGTAGGACTCAATGGCAATCCACTGAGTACTCTGGCCCCTTGGCGGGGCGGCGCTACAAAAGGCTGA
- a CDS encoding thioredoxin family protein, whose amino-acid sequence MDGPVESPVLPGQTAPSASSRWWVVCLCAGWCGVCRDYRALFDGLAAEHPLVRFEWVDVEDEAALAGDLDVETFPTLLIADGQRARFLGPLLPQAPVLARLLSSLQRGEEASRGLDPEAQGFSNACGRRGAEAGATRQCKLRAAAFTNQGVTGYNKSLTTKRAGTNRPFFLVDWIWSSKLSGEFPGVIGFFVLPGLN is encoded by the coding sequence ATGGACGGTCCGGTCGAAAGCCCGGTGCTACCCGGCCAGACGGCACCCTCCGCCAGCTCGCGCTGGTGGGTGGTCTGCCTGTGCGCCGGCTGGTGCGGCGTGTGCCGCGATTACCGCGCGCTGTTCGACGGCCTGGCCGCCGAACATCCCCTGGTGCGCTTCGAATGGGTGGATGTGGAGGACGAGGCGGCGCTCGCGGGCGATCTCGACGTCGAGACCTTCCCCACGCTGCTGATCGCCGACGGGCAGCGCGCCCGCTTTCTGGGGCCCCTGCTGCCGCAGGCGCCGGTTCTGGCACGCCTGCTGTCCAGCCTGCAGCGGGGCGAGGAGGCCAGCCGGGGGCTGGACCCGGAGGCCCAGGGGTTTTCGAACGCGTGCGGGCGGCGCGGGGCTGAGGCTGGCGCCACACGGCAATGCAAATTGCGTGCCGCCGCCTTTACAAATCAAGGCGTTACAGGCTACAATAAGAGCCTCACGACCAAACGGGCGGGTACCAACCGCCCGTTTTTTTTGGTCGATTGGATTTGGAGCTCGAAGCTGTCGGGAGAATTTCCGGGGGTTATCGGGTTTTTTGTACTTCCGGGATTGAACTGA
- a CDS encoding AtuA-related protein, whose product MNTDPNSLTVPLYRLAHSRTGDKGNRSNISVIAWHPALWELLVAQVTEEAVARQFAQRRPSRVTRYLLPQLQAMNIVLDDVLDGGVNDALNLDSHGKALSFLLLDLPVQVPGALVPYLAGPR is encoded by the coding sequence ATGAACACCGATCCGAATTCCCTCACCGTGCCGCTGTACCGCCTGGCCCACAGCCGCACGGGCGACAAGGGCAACCGCTCCAACATCAGCGTGATCGCTTGGCACCCCGCGCTGTGGGAGCTGCTCGTGGCACAGGTGACCGAGGAGGCCGTGGCGCGCCAGTTCGCGCAGCGCCGCCCCAGCCGCGTCACGCGCTACCTGCTGCCGCAGCTGCAGGCCATGAACATCGTTCTCGACGACGTGCTCGATGGCGGCGTGAACGACGCGCTCAATCTCGACAGCCATGGAAAGGCGCTGTCCTTCCTGCTGCTGGACCTGCCCGTGCAGGTGCCTGGGGCGCTCGTGCCATATCTCGCCGGGCCGCGCTGA
- a CDS encoding ankyrin repeat domain-containing protein, whose amino-acid sequence MSESRLHYTVYFESRAQAAAWAAEAEATAQLSSPEQARVLGTMLGLGEDSGVSFEFAGAAQLCAELAVLGPWNLLPAEEWPPGLMARGAKLLSCEWHDGPKAQGFFLNGSKSVTRKQFEAAVRKLDPQEEVHQLLSKEQYDEVLNLVYHHGLDPNTVLYHRPLIVHLLTPQAGKASGALPTDAIIALLQAGSRPDPLALVTRMPSFTLPVFPLHCAAHAFDIALMQALVDAGVDVNAVDDEGRTPLMQLADATHYLSKPVSMAVQAAQWLLERGAEVNAVSQLGKSALAGGCTRRCAISCWHTVAG is encoded by the coding sequence ATGTCTGAATCCCGCCTGCACTACACCGTTTACTTTGAGTCCCGCGCGCAAGCGGCCGCCTGGGCTGCTGAGGCCGAAGCCACCGCCCAGCTGTCGTCGCCAGAACAAGCCCGCGTGCTGGGCACGATGCTCGGCTTGGGTGAAGACTCCGGAGTGTCTTTTGAGTTTGCGGGGGCGGCACAGTTGTGTGCAGAGCTGGCCGTGCTGGGGCCGTGGAACCTGCTGCCTGCCGAAGAATGGCCACCCGGGCTGATGGCGCGAGGGGCCAAGCTGCTGAGCTGCGAATGGCACGACGGCCCCAAGGCACAAGGCTTTTTTCTCAACGGTTCCAAATCCGTCACGCGCAAGCAGTTTGAAGCGGCTGTGCGCAAGCTGGACCCGCAGGAAGAAGTGCACCAGTTGCTCTCCAAAGAACAATATGACGAGGTCTTGAACCTGGTGTACCACCACGGCCTGGACCCCAATACGGTGCTGTACCACCGGCCGCTCATCGTGCATTTGCTCACCCCACAGGCAGGCAAGGCCAGCGGCGCCTTGCCCACCGACGCCATCATCGCCCTGCTGCAAGCCGGGTCGCGGCCCGACCCGCTGGCTCTGGTCACCCGCATGCCCAGCTTCACCTTGCCCGTGTTTCCGCTGCATTGCGCGGCCCACGCGTTTGACATTGCACTGATGCAGGCGCTGGTGGACGCGGGCGTGGATGTGAACGCCGTGGACGACGAGGGGCGCACGCCCTTGATGCAACTGGCCGATGCAACGCACTATTTGAGCAAGCCCGTCTCCATGGCCGTGCAGGCCGCGCAGTGGCTGCTGGAGCGGGGCGCAGAGGTCAACGCCGTGAGCCAGCTCGGAAAGTCGGCCCTGGCCGGGGGGTGCACCAGGCGCTGCGCGATCTCCTGTTGGCACACGGTGGCCGGGTGA
- a CDS encoding c-type cytochrome, protein MIRLLRPLLPLGLGAALAASAWAATPEAPVPATGAGGMPQRVLACVTCHGKEGRATPDGYFPRIAGKPAGYLYNQLLNFRDGRRSYPQMSYLIEHLTDDYLREIAGHFASLELPYPPPPAPQAPPAVLEQGRLLVQQGDAARQIPACVQCHGQAMTGVVPAIPGLLGLPRDYLNSQLGAWATGQRRAQSPDCMARVARQLTPGDVSAVSAWLAAQPVPAGGKPAARLTAALPLPCGGVPADAVAH, encoded by the coding sequence ATGATCCGACTACTTCGCCCCCTGCTGCCCCTGGGCTTGGGTGCGGCACTGGCCGCCAGCGCCTGGGCCGCCACGCCCGAGGCCCCCGTGCCGGCGACCGGGGCCGGCGGCATGCCGCAGCGCGTGCTGGCCTGCGTAACCTGCCATGGCAAGGAGGGGCGCGCGACCCCGGACGGCTACTTTCCCCGCATCGCGGGCAAGCCCGCGGGCTACCTCTACAACCAGCTGCTCAACTTCCGCGACGGGCGCCGCAGCTATCCGCAGATGTCGTACCTGATCGAGCACCTGACGGACGACTACCTGCGCGAGATCGCGGGCCATTTCGCCTCGCTGGAACTGCCGTACCCGCCGCCGCCCGCCCCCCAGGCGCCGCCGGCCGTGCTGGAGCAGGGTCGGCTCCTGGTGCAGCAGGGCGATGCGGCCCGCCAGATCCCCGCGTGCGTGCAGTGCCACGGCCAGGCCATGACCGGGGTGGTGCCCGCCATTCCGGGGCTGCTGGGCCTGCCGCGCGACTACCTCAACAGCCAGCTGGGGGCCTGGGCCACGGGACAGCGCCGTGCCCAGTCGCCCGACTGCATGGCCCGCGTAGCGCGCCAGCTCACGCCGGGTGACGTGAGCGCCGTGTCGGCTTGGCTGGCGGCCCAGCCCGTGCCTGCGGGCGGCAAGCCTGCGGCCCGCCTGACGGCGGCACTGCCACTGCCCTGCGGCGGCGTGCCGGCGGATGCCGTCGCGCACTGA
- a CDS encoding Bug family tripartite tricarboxylate transporter substrate binding protein translates to MTLSLHRRHALALACGLALAGAASAQAPAYPAKAITFVVPFAAGSATDQLARAVGQSVTTDTKQAVVVDNKAGASGMIAAQFVAKAPADGYTVLITTNTTHAANEHLYKKLPYDPVKDFAPVTGLGKGGQVLVVNANAPYKNVGELLAAARKSPGKLSFGSGSSSSRVAGEMLKQLAHVDILHVPYKSNPLAITDLLGGQIDLMITDTSTGVPQIKSGKLRALGYSTHKRSAQLPDVPTLDEAGVKGYDMGYWFAAYVPAGTPAPVVARLNELLAQATRSAVAKSFYEMAGSEPWATTPEELARFQAAETQKWGKVIKAAGIEAE, encoded by the coding sequence ATGACCCTTTCCCTGCACCGCCGCCATGCCCTGGCGCTTGCCTGCGGCCTCGCGCTGGCCGGCGCGGCCAGCGCGCAGGCGCCGGCCTATCCGGCCAAGGCCATCACCTTCGTCGTGCCGTTCGCGGCGGGCAGCGCCACCGACCAGCTCGCGCGTGCCGTGGGCCAGTCGGTCACCACCGACACCAAGCAGGCCGTGGTGGTGGACAACAAGGCGGGTGCGAGCGGCATGATCGCCGCGCAGTTCGTGGCCAAGGCGCCGGCCGATGGCTACACGGTGCTCATCACCACCAACACCACGCATGCCGCGAACGAGCACCTGTACAAGAAGCTGCCCTACGACCCCGTGAAGGACTTCGCGCCCGTCACGGGCCTGGGCAAGGGCGGCCAGGTGCTGGTGGTGAACGCCAATGCGCCCTACAAGAACGTGGGCGAGCTGCTGGCCGCCGCGCGGAAGAGCCCGGGCAAGCTCAGCTTCGGCAGCGGCAGCTCGTCGAGCCGCGTGGCGGGCGAGATGCTCAAGCAGCTCGCGCACGTGGACATCCTGCACGTGCCCTACAAGAGCAACCCGCTGGCCATCACCGATCTGCTGGGCGGGCAGATCGACCTCATGATCACCGACACCTCCACGGGCGTGCCGCAAATCAAGAGCGGCAAGCTGCGTGCCCTGGGCTATTCCACGCACAAGCGCAGCGCCCAGCTGCCCGACGTGCCCACGCTCGACGAGGCCGGCGTGAAGGGCTACGACATGGGCTACTGGTTCGCTGCCTACGTGCCGGCCGGCACGCCCGCGCCCGTGGTGGCGCGCCTGAACGAGCTGCTGGCCCAGGCCACCAGGAGTGCGGTGGCCAAGTCGTTCTACGAGATGGCAGGCTCCGAGCCCTGGGCCACCACGCCCGAGGAACTGGCACGGTTCCAGGCCGCCGAAACCCAGAAGTGGGGCAAGGTCATCAAGGCCGCCGGCATCGAGGCCGAGTAG
- a CDS encoding PLP-dependent aminotransferase family protein — protein sequence MKRYERYADEIAQLIHGGALSPGQRVPSVREASRARGISPSTVFEAYYLLEAQGLIRARPRSGYYVSARQPLPPGRRQAEPQPSRPRGDSTGVAVSELVFEVLGSARDPALVPLGSAFPGADLFPLERLARCLASGMRRLEPASIVQSLAPGDERLRQQIALRYGMQGMAVDAAQVVVTNGAMEALNLCLEAVTQPGDVVAVESPTFYAALQALERRGLRALEVATHPREGIDLAALEEALARHPVRACWLMPSFQNPLGSLMPEERKRALVALLARRQVPLIEDDVYGELHLGPHRPAPAKAFDSEGLVMHCSSFSKCLAPGYRVGWVAAGRFAGAVQRLKLMTTLSAATPSQQALSEYLAQGGYERHLRALRATLARQQDRALAPIARHFPEGTRVARPEGGYFLWVELPPAVDALRLHRDALAKGISLAPGQIFSADRRFAHCVRINYGHPQAPLEDALRTVGALAARQAASPQRA from the coding sequence ATGAAACGCTACGAACGCTACGCCGATGAAATCGCCCAGCTGATCCATGGCGGCGCCCTGTCGCCGGGGCAGCGCGTGCCCTCGGTGCGCGAGGCCAGCCGGGCGCGGGGCATCAGCCCGTCCACCGTCTTCGAGGCCTACTACCTGCTCGAAGCCCAGGGCCTGATCCGCGCACGGCCGCGCTCGGGCTACTACGTGAGCGCGCGCCAGCCCCTGCCGCCCGGGCGCCGGCAGGCCGAGCCCCAGCCCTCCCGCCCCCGGGGCGACTCCACGGGCGTGGCGGTCAGCGAACTGGTGTTCGAGGTGCTGGGCTCCGCGCGTGATCCGGCCCTGGTGCCGCTGGGCTCCGCCTTTCCGGGCGCGGACCTGTTCCCGCTCGAGCGGCTCGCGCGCTGCCTGGCCAGCGGCATGCGCCGCCTGGAGCCGGCCAGCATCGTGCAGAGCCTGGCGCCGGGCGACGAGCGCCTGCGCCAGCAGATTGCGCTGCGCTACGGCATGCAGGGCATGGCCGTGGACGCCGCACAGGTGGTGGTGACCAACGGCGCCATGGAGGCGCTGAACCTGTGCCTGGAGGCCGTGACCCAGCCCGGCGACGTGGTCGCCGTGGAGTCGCCCACGTTCTACGCCGCGCTGCAGGCGCTGGAGCGGCGTGGCCTGCGCGCGCTGGAGGTGGCCACGCACCCGCGCGAGGGCATCGACCTCGCGGCGCTCGAGGAAGCCCTGGCGCGCCACCCCGTGCGCGCCTGCTGGCTCATGCCCAGCTTCCAGAACCCGCTCGGCAGCCTCATGCCCGAGGAGCGCAAGCGCGCGCTGGTGGCCCTGCTGGCGCGCCGCCAGGTGCCGCTGATCGAGGACGACGTGTACGGCGAGCTGCACCTGGGGCCCCACCGCCCCGCCCCGGCCAAGGCTTTCGACAGCGAGGGACTGGTCATGCACTGCAGCTCGTTCAGCAAATGCCTTGCACCCGGCTACCGCGTGGGCTGGGTGGCCGCGGGGCGCTTCGCGGGGGCCGTGCAGCGGCTCAAGCTCATGACCACGCTCTCGGCCGCCACGCCATCGCAGCAGGCCCTGTCCGAATACCTGGCCCAGGGCGGCTACGAGCGGCACCTGCGCGCCCTGCGCGCCACGCTGGCGCGCCAGCAGGATCGCGCGCTCGCGCCCATCGCGCGCCACTTTCCCGAGGGCACGCGCGTGGCGCGGCCCGAGGGCGGCTACTTCCTGTGGGTGGAGCTGCCGCCTGCCGTGGACGCGCTGCGCCTGCACCGCGATGCGCTGGCCAAGGGCATCAGCCTCGCGCCGGGGCAGATCTTCTCGGCCGACCGGCGCTTCGCCCACTGCGTGCGCATCAACTACGGACACCCCCAGGCGCCGCTGGAAGACGCGCTACGCACCGTGGGCGCGCTCGCGGCCCGGCAGGCGGCATCGCCCCAACGCGCCTGA